A genomic region of Saimiri boliviensis isolate mSaiBol1 chromosome 20, mSaiBol1.pri, whole genome shotgun sequence contains the following coding sequences:
- the ALKBH4 gene encoding alpha-ketoglutarate-dependent dioxygenase alkB homolog 4 has product MEPRPRAPAHPDYNSQRPQRPRLRTGHPYGAMAAAAAAAAAAAAAEVPEVLRECGCKGIRTCLICERQRGGDPPWQLPPAKTHHFIYCSDTGWAVGSEESDFEGWAFPFPGVMLIEDFVTQEEEAELVRLMDCDPWKLSQSGRRKQDYGPKVNFRKQKLKTEGFCGLPSFSREVVRRMGLYPGLEGFQPVEQCNLDYCPERGSAIDPHLDDAWLWGERLVSLNLLSPTVLSMCREAPGSLLLCSAPSAAPEVLVDSVIAPSRSVLCQEVEVAVPLPRRSLLVLRGAARHQWKHAIHRRHIEARRVGVTFRELSAEFGPGGKQQELGQELLRIALSFQGRPV; this is encoded by the exons ATGGAGCCTAGGCCTCGTGCCCCCGCCCACCCGGACTACAACTCCCAGCGGCCCCAGCGGCCGCGCCTGCGCACTGGTCACCCGTACGGAGCCAtggcggcggctgcggcggcggccgcggcggccgCTGCAGCCGAGGTGCCGGAGGTCCTTCGGGAATGCGGTTGCAAGGGCATCCGGACCTGTCTTATCTGCGAGCGGCAGCGCGGCGGAGACCCGCCCTGGCAGCTGCCCCCAGCG aaaACACACCATTTCATTTACTGCTCTGACACCGGCTGGGCCGTGGGCTCGGAGGAATCTGACTTTGAGGGCTGGGCCTTCCCCTTCCCAGGAGTGATGCTGATCGAGGACTTTGTGACTCAGGAGGAAGAAGCCGAGCTGGTGCGGCTCATGGACTGTGACCCCTGGAAGCTCTCCCAGTCTGGACGGAGGAAGCAG GACTATGGCCCCAAAGTCAACTTTCGAAAACAAAAGCTAAAGACCGAGGGCTTCTGCGGCCTCCCCAGCTTCAGCCGGGAGGTGGTGCGGAGGATGGGCCTCTACCCGGGGCTGGAGGGCTTCCAGCCCGTCGAGCAGTGCAACCTGGACTACTGCCCCGAGCGCGGCTCGGCCATCGACCCGCACCTGGACGACGCATGGCTGTGGGGGGAGCGGCTggtcagcctcaacctcctgtcgCCCACCGTGCTGTCCATGTGTCGGGAGGCACCCGGGAGCCTGCTGCTCTGCTCCGCCCCCTCAGCCGCCCCGGAGGTCTTGGTCGACAGCGTGATCGCGCCCAGCCGCTCGGTGCTgtgccaggaggtggaggtggccgtCCCCTTGCCGCGCCGCTCCCTGCTGGTGCTCAGGGGGGCCGCGCGGCACCAGTGGAAGCATGCCATCCACCGCAGACACATCGAGGCCCGCCGCGTCGGCGTCACTTTCCGGGAGCTGTCGGCCGAGTTCGGCCCCGGAGGGAAGCAGCAAGAGCTGGGCCAGGAACTCCTGCGGATCGCCCTCTCCTTCCAGGGCAGACCCGTGTGA